The following coding sequences lie in one Arachis ipaensis cultivar K30076 chromosome B03, Araip1.1, whole genome shotgun sequence genomic window:
- the LOC110269624 gene encoding uncharacterized protein LOC110269624, translated as MSRREVTTSEESRFSGASHSKMKKKKIMDGRCHYGEYVVLLKSLTVTNLKRWFIRCPFSKSRDCHYFVWVDEIDGGWQSLARCLIRRLNEHECGVANQDVTIAPTDHRERNVNMATKAEKKIEGEIKAMKVWLVSVSLGLFLQFTLFCL; from the exons ATGTCAAGGAGAGAGGTAACTACAAGCGAAGAAAGCAGATTTTCAGGAGCTTCACAttcgaagatgaagaagaagaaaattatgGATGGAAGATGTCACTATGGTGAGTATGTTGTCTTGTTGAAATCTTTGACGGTTACTAATCTTAAAAGATGGTTCATTCGTTGCCCCTTTTCGAAG AGTCGAGATTGCCATTATTTTGTTTGGGTTGATGAAATTGATGGGGGATGGCAAAGTTTGGCAAGGTGTTTGATTAGAAGACTCAATGAGCATGAATGTGGTGTTGCTAATCAAGATGTGACAATTGCTCCAACAGACCATAGGGAGAGAAATGTTAACATGGCCACGAAGGCTGAGAAGAAGATTGAAGGTGAAATAAAAGCTATGAAAGTATGGCTTGTGTCCGTGTCTTTAGGATTATTTCTGCAGTTTACGCTTTTTTGTTTGTAA
- the LOC107630058 gene encoding polynucleotide 3'-phosphatase ZDP, translating to MLTIPKSLVIVTANHPNNLPNPITSLFLPHSPFLPRFALRASSPVSKRLFWWTRKRNPKPFQSTMPGSSMLAEYAKSNRSTCKVCSKAIESKALRLGAVAKGKGGFDITKWHHLDCFPFPSDSESLLASPEDAIKGFSSLKSTDQEALKKILVAAHDKSQKKVDKAIEDIQKDEGRDTKRRKLCESDIEAVEEINFSVSEVKNNYKDATLLPKWKAFQTVIYLERDDGLNDSSKIAAFDFDGCLAKTAVNKVGADAWSLMYPSIPDKLQSLYKDGYKLVIFTNESNIERWKNKRQVAVDSKIGRLNNFIEKVKVPIQVFIACGVGKGKADGKDDPFRKPKSGMWHLMQQHLNSGIAIDMDQSFYVGDAAGRESDHSDADIKFAEAIGLKFFVPEEYFDA from the exons atgctAACCATTCCCAAATCCCTCGTAATCGTCACCGCCAATCACCCTAATAATCTCCCCAACCCTATCACTTCCCTCTTCCTCCCACACTCTCCGTTTCTCCCGCGGTTCGCACTCCGCGCATCCTCCCCCGTTTCGAAACGTCTCTTCTGGTGGACCAGAAAGCGAAACCCAAAACCATTTCAGTCGACAATGCCTGGTTCGTCTATGTTGGCGGAGTACGCGAAGTCGAACCGGTCAACGTGCAAGGTGTGCTCGAAGGCGATCGAGTCGAAGGCGCTGAGATTGGGCGCTGTCGCAAAGGGCAAAGGAGGGTTCGACATTACCAAATGGCACCACCTCGATTGCTTCCCTTTCCCCTCTGACTCTGAATCCCTCCTTGCTTCCCCTGAGGACGCTATCAAAGGCTTCTCCTCATTGAAG AGTACTGACCAGGAAGCTTTGAAGAAGATATTGGTAGCTGCACATGACAAGTCTCAAAAGAAG GTTGATAAAGCTATAGAGGACATACAAAAAGATGAAGGCAGGGATACAAAGCGAAGGAAG CTGTGTGAATCAGACATTGAAGCAGTAGAGGAAATTAACTTTTCAGTTTCTGAAGTGAAGAACAACTACAAG GATGCTACCCTCTTACCAAAATGGAAAGCATTTCAGACAGTCATATATCTTGAACGG GATGATGGCCTGAATGACTCAAGTAAAATTGCTGCATTTGATTTTGATGGGTGTCTTGCAAAAACTGCTGTGAATAA aGTGGGTGCAGACGCTTGGTCCCTCATGTATCCTTCAATTCCTGATAAACTACAAAGCTTATACAAGGATGGGTACAAGCTG gtaattttcaccaatgaatccAATATTGAACGTTGGAAAAATAAGAGACAAGTAGCCGTGGACTCAAAAATTGGACGTCTCAATAATTTTATTGAGAAAGTGAAGGTTCCAATTCAG GTGTTTATTGCTTGTGGGGTAGGTAAAGGTAAAGCAGACGGAAAAGACGATCCTTTTCGCAAACCTAAATCAGGGATGTGGCATCTGATGCAGCAGCACTTAAACTCCGGCATTGCCATTGACATGGATCA ATCATTTTATGTTGGTGATGCAGCTGGGAGAGAATCAGATCACAGTGATGCAGATATTAAATTTGCAGAG GCCATTGGTTTAaaattttttgtccctgaagagTATTTCGATGCCTGA